In Oryza sativa Japonica Group chromosome 2, ASM3414082v1, the following are encoded in one genomic region:
- the LOC4330788 gene encoding uncharacterized protein yields MAMGRKNKAAEGARCRRHRQRGGGGGGGGAGVCAPCLRERLSHLMSASASASASLPSVVRGEEEEASSCCSSSSEASSDASSSAASGSSSPWAARFHREMVAAGGRGGGRLSLLMRNERVLLDSDEVASVVRRMRERRRQARSFWAKLLHATVGGGGGKKEGCSMAHSKTLDQERSTTAAAKWILF; encoded by the coding sequence ATGGCGATGGGGAGGAAGAACAAGGCGGCGGAGGGTGCGAGGTGCCGGCGGCACCggcagcgtggcggcggcggcggcggcggcggcgcgggggtcTGCGCGCCCTGCCTGCGGGAGCGCCTGTCCCACCTGATGtccgcctcggcgtcggcgtcggcgtcgctgcCGTCCGTcgtgcgcggcgaggaggaggaggcgtcgtCCTGCTGCTCGTCGTCGAGTGAGGCGTCCAGCGACGCTTCGTCGTCGGCCGCGTCAGGGTCCAGCAGCCCGTGGGCGGCGCGGTTCCACCGGGAgatggtggcggccggcggccgcggcggcgggaggctgTCGCTTCTGATGAGGAACGAGCGGGTGTTGCTGGACAGCGACGAGGTGGCGAGCGTGGTGAGGCGGatgcgggagaggcggcggcaggcgaggaGCTTCTGGGCGAAGCTGCTGCACGCGACggtgggcggaggcggaggcaagAAGGAGGGGTGCTCGATGGCGCACTCCAAGACGCTGGACCAGGAGAGgagcaccacggcggcggccaagTGGATCCTTTTCTGA